One Setaria viridis chromosome 3, Setaria_viridis_v4.0, whole genome shotgun sequence DNA window includes the following coding sequences:
- the LOC117847915 gene encoding uncharacterized protein, whose translation MASRRCSSHVLSCVEACAARCGNPDRRYRAYTNEFDVLTQHQVEWKPYEREQLSHIVFSPTCYRDRELWRCTTPLILYYVVEFHMPHRVMRQFGRMQPCPPFELSTSQQLHSIDRRKRYKENDWRLKHGQYLLLWQNKQGCDPEGGPYWRPNNEYIRWYCTSTRTKVKPSWTNVPIEDAPSEDDADIADVYDTVTRYGTQPERAPLHDYMGQQLARLSNEAGVIMEHAIGEGDGLLRAFAERVRKSCRRMAMRMNCMTSSDVHHGGNGQGTSSGSRRTPLATTPRAATPSTAAGPSRRSRGKEPASPQESEDSEGEQSEDDDPTYGEELEISHDAPPVTQTQGESSQEPAPRTRLPRRRRRSRDHTDVGSANVLPTHPRRERRPRDPFSPPDERRSRH comes from the exons atggcatcgagacgatgctcgtcccacgttctatcatgtgtggaagcatgtgcggcccgttgtggcaatccggataggcgctacagggcctacacaaacgagtttgatgttctcacgcagcaccag GTGGAATGGAAACCGTATGAACGTGAGCAGCTTAGCCATATCGtcttttcaccgacgtgctacagagacagagagctgtggaggtgcacgaccccACTGATATTGTACTACGtggtagagtttcatatgccgcatagggtgatgcggcagtttgggaggatgcaaccgtgccctccttttgaattatcgacttcgcagcagctgcacag tatcgaccgcagaaagcggtacaaggagaatgattggaggttgAAGCATGGCCAGTACCTCCTCCTGTGGCAGAACAAGcaaggatgcgatcctgaaggtggaccgtactggcgaccaaacaatgagtacatacgatggtactgtacttcgacgagaaccaaagtgaaaccatcttggactaatgtgcccattgaggatgcaccgtctgaggatgacgctgacatagctgacgtgtacgacacggtgacacgctatgggacacagcctgagcgtgcacctctccacgactacatg ggacagcagcttgcaaggctctcaaacgaggcgggcgtgattATGGAGCACGCCATCGGGGAAGGTGATGGTCTGCTTCGTGCttttgcagag AGGGTTCGCAAAAGCtgcaggcgaatggccatgaggatgaactgcatgacgtcctcagatgtgcaccacgggggcaatggccagggtacttcttcgggATCACGTCGAACTCCATTGGCGACtacccccagggctgcaacaccgtccactgctgcaggtcctagcaggagatcacgaggcaaggaacccgcatcccctcaggaaagcgaggactctgaaggtgagcagtctgaggatgacgaccctacatatggtgaggaactggagatttctcacgatgctccacctgtgactcagacgcagggagagtccagccag gaacctgcacctcgtacccggttgccacgccggcgtcgtcgttcccgggaccacacagacgttggcagcgccaatgtgctgcccacgcatccaaggagggagcgtcgcccaagagatccttttagccctccggatgagcggcggtcacGACACTGA